Within the Nerophis ophidion isolate RoL-2023_Sa linkage group LG01, RoL_Noph_v1.0, whole genome shotgun sequence genome, the region TTCATGATTAATTACTAAAACAAAACTGTGGATAAATGTACACAGATAAGCCATGTAGCagacaaaaaacatttattaaaaacaaaatctAAATTGTAagaatttgttacaaaatgtaGTCATTTGACTTGCATTAGTTGACTGCTAATTGGTCAGTTTTAACTGTGCTAATATTTGTCATCAAGTTctacgtatctacatgtgcacagcaggggagctggTTAACTTCTGAGagtagtatgtgtgtttgtgacaatgtcAACCTGTTgtctgagtgacgtcagtgagtgagcgGGCGAGTGAAGAGAgagcagcaggacaggtgtaacaactacattatacctgtcactatttaaactccttgtgcagatgtgaatgcttattatttaaatgttgaccTAAGTCTGAAGCAAAGGTGCTAATACTAATCACCACATTTGGTGAGGTGTGTTTTAAAGCAGCTGTTGTGAGAGtagcgaatgtgtgtgtgtgtgtgtgtgtgtgtgtgtgtgtgcacctttAAGAGTAGCAGTATGTGAGCTGAGTGACATGAGTAAGTGAATATCCGGTTGTGCCCTGTGGAAGTAATAAATAAAGTGAGCAAGTTGTAACTAATCGACGGCCTCGTCCTTCCGACCAAAGAGCGGAGCTTTATGGACCCAGTGTTACCCCTGACAAAACATGGGCCCTGGAGGGAaggtctcccctgcgctcctcgaccacGGTCTGGGAGCCCACAAACAGGAAAGGTGTAAAGCAACCCTTGCAGAGCGGCGGCTCCCtgtttaaagtgtcacctttattgttagtttagaagcccaaatacctccatattgcacttcacacaccctctttattaaccagtagaattgtcctttgttgcctttcttcctctccaagatgttattgcttgtatgcactttgtgtgtgcgttttgacacactcaacatcatgcgcccCGGCTTTGTAGTCACCGCCACACAGCAGCAttcagatgaaagaacggtaccCGTACTTTTCAAGAGTGCTACAGTACCGATTTCAATTGATTGGTGCCACGATACTTTATTAgtagcagtatactgtacaaccctactacacacacatacagtacattgaATAAAgtgtgtggggtttttttgtgtcttgcagacgtccagcagctgatgggTAATCCAGAAAAAGTTTCccctcagtcaggggggagctccactttgaagcaggagactccacaaccaccctgcattaaaaaggaagaggaggaactctgcatcactcaggagggagagtgtcttctaggacgagaggaagctgattacaccaagtttccactgactgttgtctctgtgaagactgaagatgatgaagagaaaccacaagtagacaacctcttagctccactatcagatagtgaggctgaagacgaggttgaagaacctttgagcagcgatacagactgtgaaggtgatatgaggactcacactgacaacaaacactatGAATGCTCTTCAAAGAAGAGAGGTGAAACATGTTTGAGCTGCTCAGTTTGTGCTGAAAGTTTTACTAAAAGGAGTCTcctgactgaacacatgagaacacacacaggtgaaaaaacatgtaagtgttcagtttgtggcaaaagctttacTGTTAAGAGaagtttgactcaacacatgagagcacacacaggagaaaaaccttttaactgttcagtttgtggcaaaagcttttctcgaaatagccatttgactcaacacatgagaacacacaccggtgaaaaaccatttaactgTTCGATTTGTGGTCAAAACTATTCCGTTAAGAGgaatttgactgaacacatgacaacacacacaggaaaaaaaacatttaattgttcaCTTTGTGGCAAAAGCTATTCAATTAAGAGGAGTTTCACcgaacacatgagaacgcacacaggagaaaaaccatttaattgtttaatttgtgGAAAAAGCCTTTCTGTTAAGAGGAATTTAACTGTACACATGAGAAAACATACAGGAGAAAAggcatttagttgttcagtttgtggcaaaagcttttttGGCAATAGtagtttgactcaacacatgagaacacacacaggagaaaaaccttttaactgttcagtttgtggcaaaaactTTTCTCGAAGTAgccatttgactcaacacatgagaacacacactggtgaaaaaccatttaactgTTCGATTTGTGGTCGAAACTATTCTGTTAAGAGGAATTTGAATGAACACATGAcgacacacacaggagaaaaaccattgAATTGtttagtttgtggcaaaagcttttctatTAAGAGGagtttgactgaacacatgagaaagCACACAGGAGAGAGACCTTTTGATTGTTCAATTTGTGGCAAAAACTTTTCTGTTAAGAGgaatttgactgaacacatgagaacacacacttgaCTAAATACCATTTAATTGTAGTTTGTGGTAaaatatttcctcaaaacaaggagTAAAAGAGGAGGAAAATAAGCAATGcagcatgagacactgcacactgacatagttctgtgaaaatgattgtcttctgtgcaaatgtaaagaaagtgaacagtgtgtgatttactgcaatactgtcactctttctactttttatttgtagtttatacatgtttttttttcatgctttattttgtattttgttcaaTCCTAGATGGGTTGTGACTTAAAATGTAATTGTTTTGTAGAATCACTGAGAATAAGTCTAAGtttattgtgttcttcatggtgtttctgtaactgcaccttttttttttcctcagaattttccacTAGATTGAAGTATTTTGTCAAGAACATTATTcatgatatgtacattttcagaatgtgcttgttctattttgggccgaagtcaaataaagaaaacaatctaaagttgtcatagctgtatttttaagttatgttataaaaaaaaatcagtattagcctcttcttaccttatctcattgatgacatctcatactgtatttttgttgatgtgtgtgtacacatgaaaaacataacacatttatgaacataacaatgaatagaattgtactttttatgcgatatgtacacatattcttaatatagtgtacattttaactgacctttattctACTATACGCAGTGATGCTGACCGCTgtctaacgtaacattatgtgtaggtacctcatgcaaccctgctttaaAGGAATCActcaaaaagtatgaataaagtagtgaactgcagtggacgcaacataTTGCTGTGTTTGCAATAGAGTTAGCAGCGAGTTTACAGATTCATTTATtgaactacacagcaaataaaagttatgttacttagccaataaacgttaacttacattcaaaacttaccgaTCTTtttgcaacttcaaatgtcgaacgaagttggacgTTATTGtgtctctgtctgtaatcttcgaaccgcatgttttgcagactgcaatatgttttttgttgaccaacttgTAGTTTTATACCCAAACGAAACCTGCTTTGGTATCATCTTTTGTCACTGGCGCGTAGTTTGActgctcttcttcgttggttgtcCTGCTATTTCATTGGATGAATGCTGTCGGATGAAAACAATGtggagcaatcaatcaatcaatgtttacttatacagccacAACAtcatctgctcagatcccacagatctaatttgattggatgttgtaccaacagcacacacgctgacagacacactCAAACACGATGCAAGATacagagcgctcctgaataactttttaatctttgggttttggggaaagtagcaagtcttgtcatgtcaaaaggctcaagtccaagtgaagtcacaagtcgTTGATGTTAAAATCGAGTCTAAAGTCATGAAATTCGTGACTccagtctgactcgagtccaagtcatgtgactcgagtccacgcCTCTGGAGGTTTCTGATAAAAGCCAAGAGGAAAAAacgtttttgtattttcaaaaggGTGAAATGCTATAATGTTGAAAATGTAAACTGGGGTAGTGTGACTTTCACACTTTCACAAGACTTACTTTGTCAAACAACTTGCCGTTTGCTTGAACCCACTAAAAGACAGAATATAACATTGGTGATTTATGTTTAATTTCTATCTCCAAAGTATTATGATATCAAAAATTGTTTCGCCATAAGGAGCACTTCAACTATGAGCCATGAACGTAAGAAGAGATGAAAAGGGCCGCTACTTATTTAAAaggtatattattttttaaagt harbors:
- the LOC133549105 gene encoding zinc finger protein OZF-like isoform X4, with the protein product MDDYCYAKMATSCQRESERESETSSKSPTEIKTKDEDVQQLMGNPEKVSPQSGGSSTLKQETPQPPCIKKEEEELCITQEGECLLGREEADYTKFPLTVVSVKTEDDEEKPQVDNLLAPLSDSEAEDEVEEPLSSDTDCEGDMRTHTDNKHYECSSKKRGETCLSCSVCAESFTKRSLLTEHMRTHTGEKTCKCSVCGKSFTVKRSLTQHMRAHTGEKPFNCSVCGKSFSRNSHLTQHMRTHTGEKPFNCSICGQNYSVKRNLTEHMTTHTGKKTFNCSLCGKSYSIKRSFTEHMRTHTGEKPFNCLICGKSLSVKRNLTVHMRKHTGEKAFSCSVCGKSFFGNSSLTQHMRTHTGEKPFNCSVCGKNFSRSSHLTQHMRTHTGEKPFNCSICGRNYSVKRNLNEHMTTHTGEKPLNCLVCGKSFSIKRSLTEHMRKHTGERPFDCSICGKNFSVKRNLTEHMRTHT